A single region of the candidate division KSB1 bacterium genome encodes:
- a CDS encoding lipoate--protein ligase family protein translates to MELEIRQDPAESGLRLMEIDRELMEQCSRGAIGPLVRFYEWDCPTLSLGYHQSSDSIDEERRARWQVPCVRRPTGGAAVLHSEELTYAIVVRGDSPGFGGLVQQYVSQAIADGLRALGVDAQVDERGEPMAALPNRTSCFVRTSRWEVTARGRKIVGSAQRKWEGAILQHGSILLGDDHLRIVDLLRVSDERMRAALRERLAAKSTSAEAELGRPINRDDVRLALTESFRVTFRSFCVPQLSGAES, encoded by the coding sequence ATGGAACTCGAAATACGACAGGATCCGGCGGAGTCGGGCTTGCGGTTGATGGAAATCGACCGGGAACTGATGGAGCAGTGCTCGCGCGGTGCGATCGGACCGTTGGTGCGATTCTACGAATGGGACTGCCCAACGCTTTCATTGGGCTATCATCAATCGTCGGATTCGATCGATGAGGAGCGCCGTGCGCGATGGCAAGTGCCGTGTGTGCGTCGTCCGACCGGCGGCGCGGCGGTATTGCACAGCGAGGAACTCACGTACGCGATTGTCGTGCGCGGAGACTCCCCCGGCTTCGGCGGACTCGTTCAGCAATATGTGAGTCAGGCCATTGCGGACGGCCTGCGGGCGCTCGGCGTGGATGCGCAGGTCGATGAGCGTGGCGAGCCAATGGCGGCGCTGCCGAATCGAACTTCATGCTTTGTCCGGACTTCCCGGTGGGAAGTGACCGCGCGGGGGCGGAAGATCGTGGGGAGCGCACAGCGCAAGTGGGAAGGCGCGATCTTGCAGCACGGGTCGATTCTTCTGGGCGACGATCACTTGCGGATTGTTGACTTACTGAGGGTTTCTGATGAGCGGATGCGCGCGGCGCTACGCGAGCGGCTGGCCGCGAAATCGACGTCGGCGGAGGCCGAATTGGGGCGTCCGATCAATCGGGACGACGTGCGGCTGGCCCTGACGGAGTCATTCCGTGTGACGTTCCGGAGCTTCTGTGTACCGCAGTTAAGTGGCGCTGAATCGTGA
- a CDS encoding 1-deoxy-D-xylulose-5-phosphate reductoisomerase has translation MKSLLLQGATGSIGRSTLAVVREKSKRFRIAGIAAGSDLRGLLEIAAEFHVSSVALHDDAQAGELTAAAKQLGIDRVYVGPRALQEQVAAEYYDLLVNAVMGGAGLRTTMSALERGKSVALANKEALVAAGPLLMKTARAHGAAILPVDSEHSALYQCLLGERADSVRRLWLTSSGGPFWGMPWDSLDDVSVERALAHPTWKMGPKITIDSATLFNKGLEVIEAERLFGVDASRIRVLVHRQSVVHSMVEFVDGSFKAQLSVPDMRLPILFALTYPERATSDLVRTEFDRSFSLTFEPLTNELFPCLALAYAALAQGGTAPAALSAADEIAVPAFLRGEISFTAIARVIERVLARWTPRPLVDLETVEDADRMAREMATEEVQRVRSRASMKCC, from the coding sequence GTGAAGTCGCTGTTGTTACAAGGCGCGACCGGTTCGATTGGTCGGAGCACCCTCGCGGTAGTGCGGGAGAAGAGCAAGCGATTTCGCATTGCCGGGATCGCGGCCGGCTCGGACTTACGGGGCTTGCTTGAGATTGCGGCGGAATTCCACGTCTCGTCAGTCGCGCTGCACGACGACGCACAGGCGGGTGAGCTGACCGCGGCGGCGAAACAACTGGGGATCGACCGGGTGTATGTCGGTCCGCGGGCGTTGCAAGAGCAAGTGGCCGCGGAATACTATGACCTGCTCGTGAACGCGGTCATGGGGGGAGCCGGGTTGCGTACGACCATGTCGGCGTTGGAGCGCGGCAAGTCGGTTGCACTGGCCAATAAAGAAGCTCTGGTCGCCGCCGGGCCGCTGCTGATGAAGACGGCTCGGGCGCACGGCGCAGCCATCCTGCCCGTGGATTCCGAGCACAGCGCGCTTTATCAATGTTTGCTTGGCGAGCGTGCCGATTCAGTGCGGCGGCTCTGGCTGACCTCGTCCGGCGGGCCGTTTTGGGGCATGCCGTGGGACTCGCTGGACGACGTTTCCGTCGAACGGGCGTTGGCTCATCCGACCTGGAAGATGGGACCGAAGATTACGATTGACTCGGCCACGCTGTTCAACAAGGGACTCGAAGTGATCGAGGCGGAACGGCTCTTCGGCGTGGACGCCTCGCGGATTCGCGTGCTCGTGCACCGGCAGTCGGTCGTGCATTCCATGGTCGAATTCGTGGACGGCAGCTTCAAGGCTCAGCTCAGCGTTCCGGATATGCGGTTACCGATCCTATTCGCGCTCACCTACCCGGAGCGGGCAACAAGCGATCTGGTGCGGACCGAGTTCGACCGGTCGTTTTCGCTGACGTTTGAACCGCTGACTAACGAGCTGTTTCCCTGCTTAGCGCTGGCCTATGCGGCGCTCGCGCAGGGTGGCACCGCGCCGGCGGCGTTATCGGCGGCCGATGAGATCGCCGTGCCGGCATTTCTGCGGGGCGAGATATCCTTCACAGCCATCGCGCGGGTTATCGAGCGCGTGTTGGCGCGCTGGACCCCGCGGCCGCTTGTTGATTTGGAGACGGTGGAGGATGCGGACAGAATGGCGCGTGAAATGGCGACAGAAGAGGTGCAACGAGTGCGGTCAAGAGCGAGTATGAAATGCTGCTGA